The proteins below come from a single Methylobacterium aquaticum genomic window:
- a CDS encoding DUF3696 domain-containing protein — translation MFDSLTLHNFKAFRDITIPLKPLTLLSGLNGSGKSTTLQALALLRQSWDTGFIHKRGLLLNGDLIELGAGVDVLHDDHNDEQIAIELGANGNSYRYEVAYDPAGDVLHFSPEISFGFLAGTEQAGGLFGHNFQYLRADRASPSVSFPKAYHLVSERRFLGDRGQYTTHFLSLFQDEDVDVNLRHPSDGSPGLLSQVNAWLKEFSPGVNVAVEDIPRTDTVRLEYSYGKSAGISSSNSYRSTNVGFGLTYVLPVLVACLASPKNSWLLIENPEAHLHPQGQVVMGRLLALTAARGAKVIVESHSDHVLNGLRLAVKNRDIAADNVGLNFFRRGGAGGQPDRIAPLVTDEGRLSAWPDGFFDQWDKSLDQLLG, via the coding sequence ATGTTTGATAGTCTGACGCTGCATAACTTCAAGGCGTTCCGGGATATTACAATCCCACTAAAGCCATTGACGTTGCTTTCAGGGCTCAACGGTTCGGGAAAAAGCACGACGCTACAGGCTTTAGCGCTTTTGCGACAATCTTGGGATACTGGTTTTATACATAAGCGCGGCTTATTACTAAACGGAGATCTTATAGAGCTCGGTGCTGGAGTCGATGTACTTCATGATGATCACAATGACGAGCAGATCGCGATCGAGCTCGGCGCCAACGGCAATTCATACAGATATGAAGTCGCCTACGATCCTGCTGGAGATGTTCTCCATTTTTCGCCCGAAATTAGTTTCGGTTTCTTAGCTGGAACGGAGCAAGCTGGAGGTCTCTTCGGACATAATTTTCAATATCTTCGTGCAGATCGAGCTAGCCCGAGTGTGAGCTTTCCCAAAGCTTATCATCTCGTGAGCGAGCGACGCTTTCTCGGGGATCGAGGGCAGTATACTACGCACTTTCTATCTTTATTCCAAGACGAGGATGTCGATGTAAACCTTCGCCATCCCAGCGACGGGTCACCCGGTCTACTGTCACAGGTAAACGCTTGGCTGAAAGAGTTCAGTCCTGGCGTTAATGTCGCTGTTGAAGATATTCCACGAACCGATACAGTTAGACTTGAGTATTCATACGGTAAATCAGCGGGTATAAGCAGTTCAAATTCTTATAGATCAACAAACGTTGGCTTCGGATTGACATATGTGTTGCCGGTTCTGGTCGCTTGTCTAGCATCTCCAAAAAATAGCTGGCTGCTGATCGAAAATCCAGAAGCTCATCTGCATCCGCAAGGCCAGGTTGTGATGGGACGGCTGCTGGCGCTGACAGCCGCGCGTGGAGCAAAGGTTATCGTCGAAAGTCATAGTGATCATGTGCTAAACGGTCTGCGCCTTGCTGTAAAGAACCGTGATATCGCCGCTGATAATGTTGGTCTAAACTTTTTTCGACGCGGTGGCGCAGGCGGGCAGCCGGATCGTATAGCGCCCTTGGTCACGGATGAAGGAAGGCTCAGTGCTTGGCCTGACGGCTTCTTCGATCAGTGGGATAAGTCGCTCGACCAACTCCTGGGCTGA
- a CDS encoding MucR family transcriptional regulator: MVQQDTDFIGLAAAIVGAYVTKNNVPASELPGLIAATHAALAKLTAPPAPEVEKPTPPVPIRKTVTPDHIISLEDGKPYKSLKRHLSTRGLSPDQYRQKWGLPHDYPMVAAAYAAQRSELAKSLGLGQIRRNQAEARKAEAEIKTAEPAPARRGRPKKATATAAE, encoded by the coding sequence ATCGTACAGCAAGATACCGATTTTATCGGCCTCGCCGCCGCCATCGTCGGCGCCTACGTCACGAAGAACAACGTTCCGGCATCCGAGCTGCCGGGTCTCATCGCGGCAACCCATGCGGCCCTGGCGAAGCTGACGGCACCACCGGCGCCTGAGGTCGAGAAGCCCACGCCCCCCGTCCCGATCCGCAAGACCGTCACGCCGGATCACATCATCAGCCTTGAGGACGGAAAGCCCTACAAGTCGCTGAAGCGCCACCTCAGCACCCGCGGTCTCTCGCCCGACCAGTACCGCCAGAAGTGGGGCCTGCCGCACGATTACCCGATGGTCGCGGCCGCCTACGCCGCCCAGCGCTCGGAACTCGCCAAGAGCCTCGGCCTCGGCCAGATCCGACGCAACCAGGCGGAAGCGCGGAAGGCGGAAGCGGAGATCAAGACGGCCGAGCCCGCGCCGGCCCGCCGCGGCCGGCCGAAGAAGGCCACTGCCACCGCCGCGGAGTGA